The following are from one region of the Desulfurispira natronophila genome:
- the pstB gene encoding phosphate ABC transporter ATP-binding protein PstB yields MSETTGGFNHTISTDILRDSSSGENRTLKDEQITIQVRDLKLYYGNDIALKNISMDIPRNRVTAFIGPSGCGKSTLLRCFNRMNDLIDTCRIEGSITMDGEDIYRKQVDVAELRRKVGMVFQKPNPFPKSIYENVAYGLRLQGVRKRSYLDEVVEKSLRRAALWDEVKDRLKENAFGLSGGQQQRLVIARAIAIQPEVILLDEPASALDPISTAKIEELIYELRDEYTILIVTHNMQQAARVSYYTAFLHMGEVVEYGNTATLFTNPQKKQTEDYITGRYG; encoded by the coding sequence ATGAGTGAAACCACAGGTGGCTTCAACCACACCATCAGTACCGACATACTCAGAGACAGCAGCAGTGGTGAAAACAGAACCCTCAAAGACGAGCAGATCACCATCCAGGTGCGTGACCTCAAGCTCTACTACGGTAATGACATTGCCCTGAAAAACATCTCCATGGATATTCCCCGCAACCGGGTCACGGCATTTATCGGCCCCAGTGGCTGTGGCAAGTCGACCCTGCTGCGCTGCTTCAACCGCATGAATGACCTGATTGACACCTGTCGCATTGAAGGTAGCATCACCATGGATGGAGAGGATATTTACCGCAAGCAGGTCGATGTGGCCGAGCTGCGCCGCAAAGTGGGGATGGTCTTTCAAAAGCCTAACCCCTTCCCCAAGTCCATCTACGAAAATGTCGCCTATGGATTGCGTTTGCAGGGAGTTCGCAAACGCTCCTATCTTGACGAAGTAGTGGAAAAGTCCTTGCGTCGCGCAGCCCTGTGGGACGAGGTAAAGGATCGCCTGAAAGAGAATGCCTTTGGACTCTCCGGTGGTCAGCAGCAGCGCCTGGTTATTGCCCGGGCCATTGCCATTCAGCCGGAGGTAATCCTCCTGGACGAGCCCGCATCGGCACTGGACCCAATCTCCACCGCCAAAATCGAGGAGCTCATTTATGAGCTGCGCGATGAGTACACTATTCTCATTGTCACCCACAATATGCAGCAGGCAGCTCGTGTCTCCTACTACACCGCCTTTTTGCACATGGGCGAGGTTGTTGAGTACGGCAACACCGCCACGCTCTTTACCAACCCCCAGAAAAAGCAGACAGAAGACTATATTACCGGGCGCTACGGTTAA
- a CDS encoding response regulator: MNQILLIEDQDELRELIEYNLTREGDFQVTGADNANDALMMLEDMSPDLILLDLMLPGLSGLEFLRIVKSSVEHSDIPIIIISAKHGEQDIVNGLTMGADDYLTKPFSMKVLKAKIDVVLRRAWHHEPGAISYGDISIDTETHKVYAAGQEVTLTVKEFELLHLFLKRPRKVFHRNQLLSAIWGYDSEVYTRTVDAHISSLRKKLGDKGKMIRSIPKVGYGLDL, encoded by the coding sequence GTGAACCAGATACTGCTGATTGAAGATCAGGACGAGCTGCGGGAGCTGATTGAGTACAACCTTACCCGAGAGGGCGACTTCCAGGTAACCGGCGCCGACAATGCCAATGACGCCCTGATGATGCTGGAAGACATGAGCCCCGACCTCATCTTGCTGGACCTGATGCTGCCGGGTTTGAGTGGGCTGGAGTTTCTGCGTATTGTCAAAAGCTCGGTGGAGCACAGCGATATTCCCATCATTATCATATCTGCAAAGCATGGCGAGCAGGATATTGTTAACGGTCTGACCATGGGCGCTGATGACTATTTAACCAAGCCTTTCAGTATGAAGGTACTCAAAGCCAAAATAGATGTAGTGCTACGCCGAGCCTGGCACCATGAGCCGGGGGCCATTTCCTACGGTGATATTTCTATCGATACCGAGACTCATAAGGTTTATGCTGCGGGACAGGAGGTTACCCTGACGGTCAAGGAGTTTGAGCTGCTGCACCTCTTTCTCAAGCGGCCCCGCAAAGTATTTCACCGCAATCAGCTTCTCAGTGCCATCTGGGGTTATGATTCGGAAGTCTATACCCGCACCGTCGATGCCCATATCTCTTCGCTGCGTAAAAAACTTGGCGACAAGGGCAAGATGATCCGCTCAATTCCCAAGGTTGGCTACGGACTCGACCTGTGA
- the htpX gene encoding protease HtpX: protein MRILLFLATNLAVIVVASITLSLLGVGTILDESGTGLNLMNLLIFCFVFGMSGSFVSLLISKWIAKKGTGTVVIERPRNPREQWLIQTVRELSQKAGIGMPEVGVFPAQQSNAFATGWSRNNALVAVSQGMMDRFSEDEIRAVLGHEIGHVANGDMVTLALIQGVVNTFVMFFARIIGYTVDRVVFKTERGLGIGYYIVTIMAEIVLAILASMIVFWFSRRREYRADEAGAYLAGSGAMIAALERLKREQGLPDEMPESMSAFGINSGVRTGMKKLFMTHPPLDERIAALQRRGR, encoded by the coding sequence ATGCGTATACTGTTGTTTTTGGCGACGAATCTGGCGGTTATTGTCGTTGCCAGTATAACCCTGAGCCTGCTGGGAGTGGGTACTATACTGGATGAGTCCGGTACGGGGCTGAATCTGATGAACTTGCTGATCTTCTGTTTTGTGTTTGGCATGTCAGGTTCTTTTGTATCACTACTTATTTCCAAGTGGATAGCCAAGAAGGGGACGGGAACTGTTGTTATCGAGCGTCCGCGCAATCCCCGGGAACAGTGGCTGATCCAGACGGTGCGGGAGCTTTCTCAAAAAGCGGGTATCGGCATGCCCGAAGTGGGTGTGTTTCCTGCTCAGCAGTCTAATGCCTTTGCTACGGGTTGGAGTCGCAACAATGCCTTGGTTGCGGTAAGTCAGGGGATGATGGACCGTTTTAGTGAGGATGAAATTCGGGCAGTCCTGGGCCACGAAATCGGACACGTTGCCAATGGAGATATGGTAACCCTGGCTCTGATTCAGGGTGTGGTGAATACCTTTGTTATGTTTTTTGCGCGCATTATTGGCTACACCGTGGATCGCGTGGTCTTTAAGACCGAGCGGGGGCTGGGGATTGGGTACTATATAGTTACTATCATGGCTGAAATTGTCCTGGCTATCCTGGCATCTATGATCGTATTTTGGTTCTCACGCCGCCGTGAGTATCGGGCTGATGAGGCCGGAGCGTATCTTGCCGGCAGCGGTGCCATGATTGCTGCACTTGAGCGTCTTAAGCGGGAGCAGGGCTTGCCTGACGAGATGCCTGAGTCCATGAGTGCCTTTGGTATTAACTCGGGAGTACGCACTGGTATGAAGAAGCTCTTTATGACCCACCCGCCTCTGGATGAGCGTATAGCTGCTCTGCAGCGCAGGGGTAGGTAA
- the phoU gene encoding phosphate signaling complex protein PhoU: MKDRDDAFLTLKNLVAQMSTHTVGMFENAIRALINRDTELARQVLSTDDQVNNLDLQIEEICIRILALYEPKGPDLRHILTISRIINDLERIGDHCTSICREVIHLNKVPQVKPYIDIPRMGDAAANMVRDAIDAYFRCDSDLALKVIKRDDTVDEYQAQIIRELLTYILEDVRKTQPVIWLIFITRRIERIADHASNIAEQVYYMETGTVIRHRKVVEPKETQGGSSEPDTAD; the protein is encoded by the coding sequence ATGAAAGACCGCGATGATGCTTTTTTGACGCTTAAAAATTTGGTGGCTCAAATGAGCACCCACACGGTGGGTATGTTTGAGAATGCCATTCGTGCCCTAATCAACCGCGATACGGAATTGGCCAGGCAGGTGCTCTCCACCGATGACCAGGTGAATAACCTGGATCTGCAAATAGAGGAGATCTGTATTCGCATCCTGGCTCTTTATGAGCCTAAGGGGCCTGATTTGCGGCATATTTTAACAATTTCCCGCATTATTAACGACCTTGAGCGCATAGGTGACCATTGCACCTCCATCTGTCGCGAAGTGATTCACCTTAACAAGGTTCCTCAAGTAAAACCCTACATCGATATTCCCCGCATGGGAGATGCAGCGGCAAACATGGTGCGCGATGCCATCGATGCCTATTTCCGCTGTGACAGTGACCTGGCCCTCAAGGTTATAAAGCGCGATGACACCGTGGACGAATATCAGGCCCAGATTATCCGCGAACTGCTCACCTACATTCTGGAGGACGTACGTAAAACCCAGCCAGTAATCTGGCTGATTTTCATCACTCGACGCATAGAGCGCATTGCTGACCATGCCAGCAATATTGCCGAGCAGGTCTATTATATGGAGACGGGGACGGTTATTCGCCATCGCAAAGTGGTTGAGCCCAAAGAGACCCAGGGAGGTTCCAGTGAACCAGATACTGCTGATTGA
- a CDS encoding ABC transporter permease subunit, whose amino-acid sequence MSSNMTEGILPGVDKRRKLRQWRNVKDHFTRFSVGLGGYSVIGALALIFIFLFIEVAPLLRSADISHKVSYDVPGAGEDMTLVSAVERHREVGVRMSASGRVVFFDPDSGEIKSEHFLNIDSNRTVTSFNRAEERTGLVAYGLDNGTAIVVRHDYDITYPDDQRLVTPKLDFSLGEEPVTVDSNGEALEVLAIQEGSRGTAIAGYTADGRLLLVIYSTRTNFMTGEVSVNRNAYEVEAPGAAVTGILIDNSMQRMYVGDEEGYVHYYDISVPSQASLQDSTRVTTDGNYVSSMAFLLGTVSIIVGGSDGSVSQWFLVRDEENKRNLTKIRSFEPHGAAVNLITAEHARKGFATADVDGTMKLHYATSERTLLTKQISDVPLTAIGMSPRNDSFIAVDSANQLHYYDLRNPHPQVSLRALWGKIWYEGRGEDSYTWQSSSATDEFESKFSLVPMTVGTIKAAFYAMLFAVPLAIMGAIYTAYFMSPRMRALVKPLLEIMEALPTVILGFLAGLWLAPFIENNLPSVFSILIVMPLAMLAFAFFWSWIRPRVSHIIPDGWEGALLIPVAIAAGWACVSISPFIEIWFFDGSMRQWLTDTGYTYDQRNALVVGIAMGFAVIPTIFSIAEDAIFTVPKHLTQGSLALGATPWQTMTKVVLLTASPGIFSAIMIGLGRAVGETMIVLMATGNSPVINFNIFEGMRTLSANIAVEMGETAVGSTHYRILYLSGLVLFALTFFVNTIAELVRQNLRRRYASL is encoded by the coding sequence ATGAGTTCAAATATGACCGAGGGCATTCTGCCCGGTGTGGATAAGCGACGTAAACTGCGCCAGTGGCGCAACGTCAAGGACCACTTCACCCGCTTCAGTGTTGGACTGGGAGGGTACAGTGTCATCGGTGCCCTGGCGCTGATCTTTATCTTTCTCTTTATTGAGGTGGCCCCCCTGCTGCGCTCTGCTGATATCAGCCACAAGGTGAGTTATGATGTACCCGGCGCCGGTGAGGACATGACCCTTGTCAGCGCGGTGGAGAGGCACCGGGAGGTGGGCGTGCGCATGAGCGCCTCCGGTCGGGTTGTCTTTTTCGATCCGGACAGTGGCGAAATAAAGTCAGAGCACTTTCTCAATATTGACAGTAACCGAACTGTGACCAGCTTCAATCGCGCTGAGGAGCGTACCGGCCTGGTTGCTTACGGTCTTGATAATGGCACCGCCATAGTGGTGCGCCATGACTACGATATCACCTACCCCGATGATCAGCGTCTGGTGACACCCAAGTTAGACTTCTCCCTTGGTGAAGAGCCGGTTACGGTGGACAGCAACGGCGAGGCCCTGGAGGTTCTTGCCATACAGGAGGGCTCACGGGGTACCGCCATTGCGGGTTACACCGCTGATGGCCGCCTGCTGCTGGTCATCTACAGCACGCGCACCAACTTCATGACCGGCGAAGTGTCGGTTAACCGCAACGCCTACGAGGTGGAGGCGCCTGGAGCAGCTGTTACCGGAATCCTGATCGATAACAGTATGCAGCGCATGTATGTGGGTGATGAAGAGGGATATGTTCACTACTATGATATCTCGGTTCCCTCCCAGGCCAGTCTGCAGGACAGCACCCGGGTGACCACGGACGGTAACTACGTCAGCTCCATGGCCTTTTTGCTGGGCACTGTGTCCATCATTGTGGGCGGTTCCGACGGCAGCGTGAGCCAGTGGTTCCTAGTGCGGGACGAGGAGAATAAGCGCAATCTTACCAAGATTCGCTCCTTTGAGCCCCATGGGGCGGCGGTAAACCTCATAACCGCAGAGCATGCGCGCAAGGGGTTTGCTACCGCCGATGTGGATGGAACCATGAAGCTGCACTACGCCACATCAGAGCGTACGCTTCTGACAAAACAGATCAGCGATGTCCCCCTGACAGCTATCGGCATGTCTCCCCGCAACGACAGCTTCATTGCGGTGGACAGCGCCAATCAGCTGCACTATTACGATTTACGCAACCCTCACCCCCAGGTCTCCCTGAGGGCCCTCTGGGGAAAAATATGGTACGAGGGCCGGGGAGAGGATAGCTACACCTGGCAGTCTTCATCGGCAACAGATGAATTTGAGTCCAAGTTCAGCCTGGTTCCCATGACGGTGGGAACCATCAAGGCTGCCTTTTACGCCATGCTCTTTGCCGTGCCCCTGGCCATCATGGGGGCCATTTACACGGCCTATTTCATGAGTCCCCGCATGCGCGCCCTGGTGAAACCGCTGTTGGAGATCATGGAAGCGCTTCCCACAGTTATCCTGGGTTTTCTGGCCGGGTTGTGGCTGGCTCCCTTTATCGAAAACAACCTGCCCTCTGTATTCTCCATTCTGATCGTCATGCCGCTGGCCATGCTGGCATTTGCCTTCTTCTGGAGCTGGATAAGACCCCGTGTCTCCCACATCATCCCCGATGGCTGGGAAGGAGCCCTGCTCATTCCCGTGGCCATTGCGGCCGGATGGGCCTGTGTCAGCATCAGCCCTTTTATCGAGATATGGTTCTTCGATGGAAGCATGCGCCAGTGGCTCACTGATACCGGTTACACCTACGATCAGCGCAACGCCCTGGTGGTGGGGATTGCCATGGGCTTTGCCGTTATTCCCACCATATTCTCCATTGCCGAAGATGCCATATTCACTGTTCCCAAGCACCTCACCCAGGGGTCGCTGGCCCTTGGGGCCACACCGTGGCAGACCATGACCAAAGTGGTGCTGCTGACAGCCAGCCCCGGCATCTTCTCCGCCATTATGATCGGCCTGGGGCGAGCCGTTGGTGAGACCATGATCGTGCTTATGGCCACGGGTAATTCACCGGTAATCAACTTCAATATCTTTGAAGGCATGCGTACCCTCTCGGCCAACATCGCCGTGGAGATGGGTGAAACCGCTGTGGGCAGCACCCACTACCGCATACTCTATCTCTCCGGCTTGGTGCTGTTTGCCCTGACATTTTTCGTCAACACGATTGCTGAGTTGGTGCGGCAGAACCTGCGCCGACGCTACGCGTCACTCTAA
- a CDS encoding PstS family phosphate ABC transporter substrate-binding protein, with amino-acid sequence MKFPRLSKKLAAIMACATVMVGTATANVDPNLPEYRETRGISGNLSSIGSDTLNNLMTLWAEEFQGFYPNVNVQIQGAGTGTAPPALTEGTANFGPMSRGIRDTEQAAFEQRHGYAPTLVPVAIDMIAVFVNKDNPIEGLSIPQVDAIFSSTGRCGLDQDITRWGQVGLSGAWANRDITLYSRNAVSGTYGYFRQHALCDGDFRDSINEQPGSASVVQGVTESINGIGYSGIGYRTSGVRVVPLAREHGGSFAEATAENAASGDYPLARYLYVAVNKHPNRGLAPLEREFLKMVLSKPGQEVVDRDGFVPLPESVAKRIREDIGL; translated from the coding sequence ATGAAGTTCCCCCGTCTGTCAAAGAAGCTTGCTGCCATCATGGCGTGTGCCACGGTCATGGTGGGCACAGCCACAGCCAATGTTGATCCCAATCTGCCGGAATATCGCGAAACTCGCGGCATATCCGGCAACCTCTCCAGTATTGGCTCTGACACTCTCAACAACCTGATGACCCTTTGGGCGGAAGAATTTCAGGGTTTCTACCCCAACGTCAATGTTCAGATTCAGGGTGCCGGCACCGGCACGGCTCCTCCAGCTCTGACAGAGGGCACGGCCAACTTCGGCCCCATGAGTCGTGGCATTCGCGACACTGAGCAGGCAGCTTTTGAGCAGCGTCACGGCTATGCTCCGACCCTGGTTCCCGTTGCCATTGACATGATTGCCGTCTTTGTCAACAAGGACAACCCCATTGAAGGCCTGTCCATCCCACAGGTAGACGCCATTTTCTCCTCTACCGGACGCTGCGGTCTTGACCAGGATATCACCCGCTGGGGCCAGGTTGGTCTTTCCGGCGCCTGGGCCAATCGTGACATCACCCTCTACAGTCGTAACGCCGTTTCCGGTACCTATGGCTACTTCCGCCAGCATGCCCTTTGTGACGGCGATTTCCGCGACAGCATCAACGAACAGCCAGGCTCAGCCTCAGTTGTTCAGGGGGTTACCGAGTCCATCAACGGTATCGGCTACTCAGGTATTGGATACCGCACCTCTGGTGTGCGTGTCGTTCCCCTTGCCCGTGAGCATGGTGGCTCCTTTGCCGAGGCAACTGCCGAAAACGCTGCCAGTGGTGACTATCCCTTGGCCCGTTACCTTTACGTTGCTGTGAACAAGCACCCCAACCGTGGTCTTGCTCCTCTTGAGCGCGAATTCCTGAAGATGGTGCTGTCCAAGCCCGGCCAGGAGGTTGTAGACCGCGACGGCTTTGTCCCCCTGCCTGAGTCCGTAGCCAAGCGTATTCGCGAGGATATTGGACTCTGA
- a CDS encoding sensor histidine kinase — protein MVRVFLIIYVPIVLALVPLVYFSNGIIIEEAQQNLMNDMEDKWTLLASMHWPLEISTDTHQQVRHISHETGLRITLIQRDGTVLEDSLVALEDVTAIPSHAHRPEVVNALAQGDWHTTRYSTTVNMDMLYYARMLDNERILRISYPTAYVDDLRQSITQRLFVLLIFLFALIAIISAYLARRISQPIQRLSYIAEAVESGRDSIHFPDFRDPTLAKISQLMERIFRAMTQKQQLLQDEQEKLESIFTVLEEGIILVDHEHTILHYNPKAEHLLGVALEIGSNLLRDSNDFEVITFLSQILDSGENALWEKRIFRERVFEINLRILPQEKLIVLFDVTEEDRYERYKTELVSNISHELRTPLTMILGYAETLLSDPDIPEEQRQKFIRVIFKSAHSLSNLIEDVLELNRLEQTGRTFELAEPLPLQDMLTTLQERFATVTDKRIHYHIRHEQSVWCSYEHILSICTNLIDNAIKYSRGQNITVTIQRERDEQVQIVVEDEGPAIPAKERERIFERFYTVSQSRNRNRSGTGVGLSIVKHIVQAYRGTITVSESAAGGNVFSIVLYEKRPTNKCLA, from the coding sequence ATGGTGCGGGTCTTTCTCATCATCTATGTTCCCATTGTGCTGGCGCTGGTGCCCCTGGTTTACTTCTCAAACGGCATCATTATTGAGGAAGCACAGCAAAACCTGATGAATGACATGGAGGACAAGTGGACACTGCTGGCCTCCATGCACTGGCCCCTGGAAATCAGTACCGACACCCACCAGCAGGTGCGCCATATCTCCCATGAAACAGGGCTGCGCATCACCTTGATTCAGCGCGACGGCACCGTGCTGGAAGACTCACTCGTCGCCCTGGAGGATGTGACCGCCATCCCCAGCCACGCCCATCGACCAGAGGTGGTGAATGCTCTGGCACAGGGCGACTGGCACACAACCCGCTACAGCACCACTGTCAACATGGACATGCTCTACTACGCCCGCATGCTAGATAACGAGCGCATCCTGCGTATCTCCTATCCCACTGCCTATGTGGACGACCTGCGTCAGAGCATTACCCAGCGTCTCTTTGTTTTGCTGATCTTTCTCTTTGCCCTGATCGCTATCATCTCAGCCTACCTGGCCCGGCGCATTTCCCAGCCCATTCAACGCCTGAGCTATATTGCCGAAGCGGTGGAATCGGGGCGGGACTCCATCCACTTTCCCGATTTTCGCGACCCCACTCTGGCGAAAATATCCCAGTTGATGGAACGCATCTTCCGCGCCATGACGCAGAAGCAGCAGCTGCTGCAGGATGAGCAGGAGAAGCTGGAGAGCATCTTCACCGTGCTGGAAGAGGGGATAATTCTCGTCGATCATGAGCACACCATTCTGCACTACAACCCCAAAGCAGAGCACCTGTTGGGAGTGGCCCTTGAAATTGGCAGCAATCTGCTGCGCGATAGCAATGACTTTGAGGTGATCACTTTTCTGAGTCAGATACTGGACAGTGGGGAAAACGCCCTGTGGGAAAAGCGGATATTCCGGGAGCGCGTCTTTGAGATAAATTTGCGCATCTTGCCCCAGGAAAAACTCATCGTGCTCTTTGATGTCACGGAAGAGGACCGTTACGAGCGCTACAAGACTGAGCTGGTAAGCAACATCTCCCATGAGCTGCGCACACCACTGACCATGATTCTGGGGTATGCCGAAACCCTGCTGAGTGATCCCGATATACCGGAAGAACAGCGGCAAAAGTTTATCCGCGTTATCTTCAAAAGTGCCCACTCCCTGTCCAATTTGATTGAGGATGTTCTGGAGCTCAACCGTCTGGAGCAGACTGGGCGCACCTTCGAGCTGGCGGAACCTCTGCCCCTGCAGGATATGCTCACCACCCTGCAGGAGCGATTTGCCACGGTTACTGACAAGCGCATTCACTATCACATCCGGCACGAGCAGTCGGTCTGGTGCTCCTATGAACATATTCTCAGCATCTGCACCAATTTGATCGACAACGCCATCAAGTACTCCCGTGGTCAGAATATAACCGTAACCATTCAGCGGGAGCGAGATGAGCAGGTGCAGATCGTGGTGGAGGATGAGGGACCGGCGATTCCAGCCAAAGAGCGGGAGCGGATATTTGAGCGCTTCTACACCGTCTCCCAGTCACGCAATCGCAACCGCAGCGGCACCGGAGTGGGGCTCTCAATCGTAAAGCATATTGTGCAGGCGTACCGTGGCACGATTACTGTGAGCGAAAGCGCAGCCGGAGGTAATGTGTTTAGTATCGTGCTGTATGAGAAACGTCCGACGAACAAGTGTCTGGCTTAA
- the pstA gene encoding phosphate ABC transporter permease PstA, translating to MKKWFNSGTPWVWLNAGAVTLCIIMVVGLLSLIAVRGFSHFWPATVYEFTYHQPDGEVITVIGELTRSEVQTAVRMREAGHDIPADMELVERHLFKQGNRDLTRRDFMWYHDHLMEDKHAPADILVLERWEWGDFYGRLLQVKENGEVIADQGETMWDEFRQRLSRSQELSARINQLERYDIGSVNQRMEQVRLDERRMELRQEAMSPDEAEQEQMRVAALRQSLDDEYAELYDYLLQLRQQNLRDSIVARTMEGTEVTIPMANIVRAYQPNAMTTWEKMKHYAEEFKDFITGYPREANTEGGILPAIFGTVLMVIIMSIVVTPFGVLAAIYLREYAKQGPIVRTIRIAVNNLAGVPSIVFGVFGLGFFVYFLGGNIDRIFYPEALPSPTFGTPALIWASLTLALLTLPVVIVSTEEGLTRIPSSIRNGSLALGATKSETLWKVIVPLSAPAMMTGLILAVARAAGEVAPLMLVGVVKLAPNLPIDGNPPFIHLERQFMHLGFHIYDVGFQSPNVEAARPLVYATALTLVIIIVALNLTAISIRNYLREKYRSESD from the coding sequence ATGAAAAAATGGTTTAACAGTGGTACCCCCTGGGTATGGCTCAATGCGGGTGCTGTAACACTCTGTATAATAATGGTGGTAGGCCTGTTGAGTCTTATTGCCGTGCGGGGTTTTTCCCACTTTTGGCCTGCTACCGTCTATGAATTCACTTATCATCAGCCCGACGGCGAAGTCATTACGGTTATCGGCGAACTTACCCGCTCGGAAGTGCAGACCGCTGTGCGCATGCGGGAAGCGGGCCACGATATCCCCGCTGATATGGAGCTGGTGGAACGTCACCTGTTCAAGCAGGGCAACCGGGATCTTACCCGTCGCGACTTCATGTGGTATCACGACCATCTGATGGAAGATAAACATGCTCCTGCTGACATCCTGGTCCTTGAGCGCTGGGAGTGGGGGGACTTTTACGGCCGCTTGCTGCAGGTAAAGGAGAACGGTGAAGTTATTGCCGACCAGGGTGAGACCATGTGGGATGAGTTTCGTCAGCGTCTGTCCCGCAGCCAGGAGCTTTCTGCCCGCATCAATCAGCTTGAGCGCTACGATATTGGCAGCGTCAACCAACGCATGGAGCAGGTTCGCCTGGATGAGCGTCGCATGGAGCTGCGCCAGGAAGCTATGAGCCCAGATGAAGCCGAGCAGGAGCAAATGCGAGTGGCAGCTCTTCGCCAGTCCCTGGACGATGAGTATGCCGAACTCTACGACTACCTGCTGCAGCTGCGCCAGCAGAACTTGCGCGACAGCATTGTGGCCCGCACCATGGAAGGCACTGAAGTGACCATACCCATGGCCAATATTGTACGTGCCTACCAGCCGAATGCCATGACCACATGGGAAAAGATGAAGCACTACGCAGAGGAGTTTAAGGACTTCATTACCGGCTATCCCCGCGAGGCCAATACCGAAGGAGGAATCCTGCCGGCCATATTCGGCACAGTGCTCATGGTCATCATCATGTCCATAGTGGTGACGCCCTTTGGCGTGCTGGCCGCCATCTACCTGCGCGAATACGCCAAACAGGGGCCCATAGTGCGTACCATCCGCATAGCCGTCAACAACCTGGCGGGGGTTCCCTCAATTGTCTTTGGGGTATTTGGACTGGGCTTCTTTGTCTACTTCCTGGGCGGCAATATCGACCGCATTTTCTATCCAGAAGCCCTCCCCTCTCCCACCTTCGGGACGCCGGCGCTTATCTGGGCATCCCTGACCCTGGCTCTGTTGACCCTGCCAGTCGTGATCGTCTCCACCGAAGAGGGTCTGACCCGCATACCCAGCAGCATTCGTAACGGCAGCCTGGCCTTGGGAGCCACCAAGTCGGAGACTCTCTGGAAGGTGATCGTGCCCCTTTCCGCCCCGGCCATGATGACCGGTCTGATTCTGGCGGTTGCCCGTGCCGCGGGTGAAGTGGCTCCCCTGATGCTGGTGGGGGTGGTCAAGCTGGCACCCAATCTGCCTATTGACGGCAATCCGCCTTTCATTCACCTGGAGCGTCAGTTTATGCACCTTGGCTTCCACATCTACGATGTGGGTTTCCAGAGTCCCAATGTGGAGGCAGCCCGGCCACTGGTCTACGCCACTGCTTTGACGCTGGTAATTATCATCGTCGCCCTGAATCTGACTGCCATCAGCATTCGCAACTATCTGCGGGAGAAGTATCGCAGTGAAAGCGATTGA
- the phoU gene encoding phosphate signaling complex protein PhoU → MSIDKDIHKSHISQQFNESLDSIIGKLLEMGELTQEQLQHAISALLDDDSELAEFVNKRDREVDSMELDIDSECTEILVRRQPAASDLRLVLAVSRSCRDLERVGDEAAKIARRSLSLSEEGHLPNGYLEVKHVSELVGDMLEGSMASFRDFDAERALQVMHQDKQVDAEYKRAMRSLVLHMMEDPRYITPALNVIWILRALERIGDHAENIAEYVIYLAKGVDVRHKSLKKVEKQVRQ, encoded by the coding sequence ATGAGCATTGACAAGGACATCCATAAAAGCCATATTTCCCAGCAGTTTAATGAGAGTTTAGATAGCATTATTGGTAAGCTGCTGGAGATGGGTGAGCTTACTCAGGAGCAGTTGCAACACGCTATCAGCGCACTGCTTGATGATGACAGTGAGCTGGCGGAGTTTGTTAACAAGCGGGACCGAGAAGTGGACAGCATGGAGCTGGACATCGACTCCGAGTGCACCGAGATTCTGGTGCGTCGGCAGCCAGCGGCCAGTGACCTGCGCCTGGTGCTGGCAGTGTCACGCTCCTGTCGTGACCTGGAGCGAGTAGGGGACGAGGCGGCCAAGATTGCTCGTCGCAGCCTGAGCCTCTCCGAGGAGGGGCACTTGCCCAACGGCTATCTGGAGGTCAAGCACGTCAGCGAGTTGGTAGGGGATATGTTGGAAGGCTCTATGGCTTCCTTTCGTGACTTCGACGCAGAGCGCGCCCTGCAGGTGATGCACCAGGACAAGCAGGTGGACGCCGAGTATAAGCGAGCCATGCGCTCACTGGTCCTGCACATGATGGAGGACCCGCGCTATATCACTCCTGCCCTCAATGTCATCTGGATCCTGCGGGCTCTGGAGCGCATCGGCGATCATGCGGAAAATATAGCCGAATACGTGATTTACCTGGCCAAAGGTGTCGATGTTCGTCACAAAAGCCTGAAGAAAGTAGAAAAGCAGGTGCGCCAGTAG